In the genome of Vicia villosa cultivar HV-30 ecotype Madison, WI linkage group LG7, Vvil1.0, whole genome shotgun sequence, one region contains:
- the LOC131618851 gene encoding uncharacterized protein LOC131618851, with product MKNQKTNVAVIKNLENQVGQLAKQLAEQQTRPSFSANTQPNPKEYCKAILTRSGNEVSNGEMKEIVVEDDGFVVVEDEKDEIVVEKENEKEGDEVAEKEKNVKNNKREGKGVSTNPIQNLPYPHAPSRKENARHYARFMDIFKQLQINIPFTEALEHMPKYAKFLKDILTKKKRYPDNETIMLDAQCSAIIQITLPRKETGPGRVILPVTIGGTYIGNGLIDLGSSINLIPLSIIKRLGNIKMKSTQMTLQLADKSTTSPYGVAQDILVKVDKFLFPVDFVVVDMEEDRDVPLILGRPFMKTARMMIDIDD from the coding sequence ATGAAGAATCAAAAGACTAATGTGGCTGTCATAAAGAACTTAGAAAATCAAGTGGGGCAGCTTGCAAAACAATTGGCCGAACAACAAACGAGACCTTCTTTTTCCGCAAACACTCAACCTAACCCGAAGGAGTATTGCAAGGCAATCCTTACAAGGAGTGGCAATGAGGTGAGTAATGGGGAGATGAAGGAAATAGTAGTGGAGGATGatggatttgttgttgttgaagatgaGAAGGATGAGATAGTGgtggaaaaagaaaatgaaaaagaagggGATGAGGTAGccgaaaaagagaaaaatgtgaagaacAATAAAAGAGAAGGAAAAGGAGTGAGTACAAATCCTATTCAAAACCTACCCTACCCACATGCACCATCAAGGAAGGAGAATGCAAGACATTATGCTAGGTTCATGGATATATTTAAGCAACTTCAAATAAATATTCCATTCACCGAAGCATTAGAACACATGCCAAAATATGCAAAATTCTTGAAGGACATTCTCACAAAAAAGAAACGATATCCGGACAACGAAACCATTATgcttgatgctcaatgtagtgctatcatTCAAATAACTCTTCCAAGAAAAGAAACCGGTCCGGGACGAGTCATCTTACCGGTCACCATTGGAGGTACTTACATTGGCAATGGTCTAATTGATTTGGGTTCTAGCATTAATCTCATTCCTTTGTCTATCATAAAGAGATTGGGGAATATTAAAATGAAGTCTACCCAAATGACATTACAACTAGCCGATAAGTCCACAACCTCACCTTATGGAGTTGCTCAAGACATATTGGTAaaagttgacaaatttttgtttccggtagattttgtggtgGTGGATATGGAAGAAGATAGAGATGTTCCGTTGATTCTTGGAAGGCCATTtatgaaaacagcccggatgatgatagacattgatgactGA